Proteins found in one Miscanthus floridulus cultivar M001 chromosome 4, ASM1932011v1, whole genome shotgun sequence genomic segment:
- the LOC136550101 gene encoding HMG1/2-like protein isoform X2 codes for MKARARSSGGDSRLSVRKTKAEKDPNKPKRPPSAFFVFMEEFRKDYKEKHPNVKQVSVIGKAGGDKWKSLSDAEKAPYVSKAEKLKAEYTKKMDAYNNKQSGGPTASGDSDKSKSEGDE; via the exons ATGAAGGCGAGGGCGAGGTCCAGCGGCGGCGACTCCAG GCTCTCGGTGAGGAAGACCAAGGCTGAGAAGGACCCAAACAAGCCTAAGAGGCCTCCGAGCGCGTTCTTCGTCTTCAT GGAGGAGTTCAGGAAGGACTACAAGGAGAAGCACCCCAATGTGAAGCAAGTCTCCGTG ATTGGCAAGGCTGGTGGTGACAAATGGAAGTCCCTGTCTGATGCC GAGAAGGCTCCCTACGTCTCTAAGGCCGAGAAGCTCAAGGCTGAGTACACCAAGAAGATGGACGCCTACAACAACAAGCAG TCTGGAGGCCCCACAGCGTCTGGTGATTCTGACAAGTCCAAGTCCGAG GGTGACGAGTGA
- the LOC136550101 gene encoding HMG1/2-like protein isoform X1, giving the protein MKARARSSGGDSRLSVRKTKAEKDPNKPKRPPSAFFVFMEEFRKDYKEKHPNVKQVSVIGKAGGDKWKSLSDAEKAPYVSKAEKLKAEYTKKMDAYNNKQSGGPTASGDSDKSKSEVNDEDEEGDE; this is encoded by the exons ATGAAGGCGAGGGCGAGGTCCAGCGGCGGCGACTCCAG GCTCTCGGTGAGGAAGACCAAGGCTGAGAAGGACCCAAACAAGCCTAAGAGGCCTCCGAGCGCGTTCTTCGTCTTCAT GGAGGAGTTCAGGAAGGACTACAAGGAGAAGCACCCCAATGTGAAGCAAGTCTCCGTG ATTGGCAAGGCTGGTGGTGACAAATGGAAGTCCCTGTCTGATGCC GAGAAGGCTCCCTACGTCTCTAAGGCCGAGAAGCTCAAGGCTGAGTACACCAAGAAGATGGACGCCTACAACAACAAGCAG TCTGGAGGCCCCACAGCGTCTGGTGATTCTGACAAGTCCAAGTCCGAGGTgaacgacgaggacgaggag GGTGACGAGTGA